Part of the Salinigranum rubrum genome is shown below.
CCCGCGTACTGAACGTCGCTCCGGGCCGGTCCGAACGGCTGTCCACCCACACAAGACTCGTAAACGCAAACGCCGGGATTCAAGTCCGCCGCCGCGAAACCTCGGCGTATGAACCCGGGAGACCGCGTCCGCGTCACGCGCGCGGACACCACGAACGAGGGCGTCCTCCTCCCCTCCTCCACCCCTGAACACCTCGTCGTCAAACTCGACGGCGGGTACAACGTCGGCATCGACCGCGAGGAGGCGGACGTCGAAATCCTCGAACGCGACGTTCACGACATCGAGAGCGCACAGGACGGCGATTCAACCTCCGAAATCGAGTTCGACGAGGACCTCCCCACCGTCTCGCTCATCTCCACGGGAGGGACCATCGCGTCCACGGTCGACTACCGAACCGGGGCCGTGACGGCGCAGTTCGACGCCGAGGACGTCCTCCGGGCCGTGCCCGACCTCGCGGGTCGGGCGAACTACCGCGGGCGCGTCGTGGCGAACATCCTCTCGGAGAACATGGAGCCGAGCATCTGGCAGCAGTTGGCGCGGGCCATCCGCGACGAGATAGAAGCCGGTGCGGACGGCGTCGTCGTGATGCACGGCACGGACACGATGCAGTTCTCGGCGGCGGCGATGGCGCTGATGCTCGATACTCCTGTGCCGATCGTTTTCACCGGAAGCCAGCGCTCCGCCGACCGTCCCTCGTCGGACAACGTGATGAACGCGGTCTGTGCGGTAGAGGCGGCCAAGAGCGACTGCGCGGAGGTGCTCGTCTGCATGCACGCCACCCAGTCCGACACGGCGTGTGCGCTGCATCTCGGCACCAGGGTGCGAAAGAACCACACCTCGCGGCGTGACGCCTTCCAGACCGTCGGCGCGAGACCCCTCGGCGAAGCCGACTACGAGAGCGAGGAGATCGAAATCGAGTGGCGCCGGTCGTACACC
Proteins encoded:
- the gatD gene encoding Glu-tRNA(Gln) amidotransferase subunit GatD, encoding MNPGDRVRVTRADTTNEGVLLPSSTPEHLVVKLDGGYNVGIDREEADVEILERDVHDIESAQDGDSTSEIEFDEDLPTVSLISTGGTIASTVDYRTGAVTAQFDAEDVLRAVPDLAGRANYRGRVVANILSENMEPSIWQQLARAIRDEIEAGADGVVVMHGTDTMQFSAAAMALMLDTPVPIVFTGSQRSADRPSSDNVMNAVCAVEAAKSDCAEVLVCMHATQSDTACALHLGTRVRKNHTSRRDAFQTVGARPLGEADYESEEIEIEWRRSYTSRGERDLSLAAELSERVDLLKFTPGMDLDRYADFLRDSDLDGLVVEGTGLGHVHTDLIPTLGELVDDGTVVAMTSQCLEGRVCDRVYDTGRDLLDAGVVECGDTLPGTAKVKLMWALENHADPARAMGEDLAGELQERSVPWE